In a genomic window of Polyodon spathula isolate WHYD16114869_AA chromosome 21, ASM1765450v1, whole genome shotgun sequence:
- the LOC121296373 gene encoding sal-like protein 1, protein MSRRKQAKPQHIQSDPHLALSMQNGDAQQDQANPPTESSDAHVCSRCCAEFFKLSDLLQHKKDCTKNQLVLIGNENPASPSETFSPSSPPHNPDEQVNDTVNNTDQVDCSDLSEQNTLDKEEFMDVDVSRINSSESSSESSSSSSNFCTINSSITSSASPTMGSTAVSTSLPQLGKLTELGNFSMFNSNVILENLQSTKVAVAQFSQETRPKGSNRLAVPALMEQLLALQQQQIHQLQLIEQIRHQILLLASQNAEMPVPSSSSQGTLGMPANPLTALSSHLSQQLAAAAGLAQSIASQSASISSLKKLTEAQLPQSNPVNSVVPPGIGSSPSVNILPTAANAPPSDKLSAHAGNLHPPLSNPSISKTSSPAFGIVSLLSPASNPPLPQPVSSNPLFSTPLPSTGTTVHDDLNSLSALAQQRKGKPPNVTSFEPKSSSEEAFFKHKCRFCAKVFGSDSALQIHLRSHTGERPYKCNICGNRFSTRGNLKVHFQRHLEKYPHIQMNPYPVPEHLDNLPTSTGIPYGMSIPPEKPVTSWLDTKPVMPTLTTSVGLLLPPTMPSLPAFIKKEENHVLPVTSAPSPVKSDSGAAEPQSTKSNDSMLEEGEGGALPTSNGKIEEEINQPSNSPTYMSYSSAQESAADQGSNCSPSFTSNPLMPLMSDQFKTKFPFGGLLDATQASETSKLQQLVENIDRKVSDPNECVVCHRVLSCHSALKMHYRTHTGERPFKCKVCGRAFTTKGNLKTHYSVHRAIPPLRVQHSCPICQKKFTNAVVLQQHIRMHMGGQIPNTPLPDNYPESMESDTGSFDDRNFDDLENFSDENMEACPDSSIPDTPMSADACPDSLCCSPVPLEMSGIAALEKQMKMINAGLVEQLQAGKLKPVENGSVEGDHMTNDSSSLGGDIESQSVGSPAISESTSSMQALSPTNSFTTHHKSPGFEEKQLRALSTDHASTITLSPTNSVVLDLTSCNPLKDPLGLLFPFRDRGAFKNTACDICGKTFACQSALDIHYRSHTKERPFICTACNRGFSTRGNLKQHMLTHQMRDLPAQLFEPSNPNIGPSQSPCGLPACSLIIKSEVVNGFQHCSPQQSSSGPLSVSATSPVLPSAPPRRTPKQHYCNTCGKTFSSSSALQIHERTHTGEKPFACTICGRAFTTKGNLKVHMGTHMWNSAPARRGRRLSVDGPMAFLGGNHVKFPEIFKKDLASRMGNGDPTSFWNQYAAAFSNGLAMKTNEISVIQNGGVPSIPGSIGNGGSSPISGLTGSLEKLPNTEPNAPLAGLERMAKAENGAHYRFTRFVEDNKEIVTN, encoded by the exons gaGACGCCCAACAAGACCAGGCAAATCCACCCACGGAGAGCAGTGATGCCCACGTCTGCAGCAGATGCTGTGCAGAGTTCTTTAAACTATCAGATCTCCTACAACACAAGAAGGATTGCACTAAGAATCAATTAGTTCTGATCGGAAATGAAAATCCAGCTTCTCCTTCCGAAACCTTCTCTCCAAGCTCCCCTCCACATAATCCTGATGAGCAGGTGAATGACACAGTTAATAACACTGATCAAGTAGACTGCAGCGACCTTTCAGAGCAGAACACACTGGACAAAGAGGAATTCATGGACGTGGACGTTTCCAGAATTAACAGCAGCGAGAGCAGCAGcgagagcagcagcagcagcagcaatttcTGCACCATCAACAGTAGTATTACAAGCAGTGCTAGCCCTACGATGGGATCCACAGCCGTCTCAACATCTCTACCTCAACTAGGTAAACTGACTGAGCTGGGCAATTTCTCAATGTTTAACAGCAATGTAATACTCGAAAACCTGCAAAGCACCAAGGTGGCGGTGGCCCAGTTTTCCCAAGAAACCCGCCCTAAAGGCAGCAACAGGCTTGCTGTCCCTGCCCTGATGGAGCAGCTCCtagctctgcagcagcagcagatccacCAGTTGCAGCTCATTGAGCAAATCCGTCACCAGATATTATTGTTGGCATCTCAGAACGCGGAAATGCCAGTACCCTCTAGCTCTTCTCAAGGTACATTAGGGATGCCTGCCAACCCATTGACAGCACTCAGTTCACATCTCTCCCagcagctggctgcagctgccgGATTAGCACAGAGCATCGCTAGTCAGTCTGCCAGCATTAGCAGTTTGAAGAAACTGACTGAAGCACAGCTACCTCAAAGCAACCCTGTGAACAGCGTGGTGCCCCCAGGCATTGGATCATCTCCTAGCGTTAACATCTTGCCAACAGCAGCTAACGCCCCTCCCTCTGACAAACTATCTGCACACGCTGGCAATCTGCACCCACCGCTCAGCAACCCGTCGATATCAAAAACCTCCTCACCAGCCTTCGGAATTGTCAGCTTGTTAAGTCCTGCATCCAATCCACCTCTACCTCAGCCTGTTTCCAGTAACCCTTTGTTCTCCACCCCCCTGCCCAGCACGGGCACGACGGTGCATGATGATCTGAACTCCTTGTCCGCCCTGGCCCAGCAAAGGAAAGGCAAGCCACCCAACGTGACCTCCTTCGAGCCCAAAAGCAGCTCAGAAGAGGCCTTCTTCAAACACAAGTGTAGGTTTTGCGCCAAGGTGTTTGGGAGCGACAGTGCCTTGCAGATACACCTGCGGTCTCATACTGGAGAGAGACCGTACAAATGCAACATCTGTGGGAACCGCTTCTCCACCAGAGGAAACCTGAAGGTTCACTTCCAGCGGCACTTAGAGAAGTACCCCCACATTCAAATGAACCCCTATCCCGTGCCGGAACATTTGGACAATCTTCCTACCAGCACAGGCATCCCATATGGAATGTCCATTCCCCCAGAGAAGCCAGTCACCAGCTGGCTGGACACTAAGCCCGTCATGCCCACCTTAACCACGTCTGTTGGCCTCTTGCTCCCCCCAACAATGCCCAGCTTGCCAGCCTTTATCAAAAAGGAGGAGAATCATGTGCTTCCTGTGACCAGCGCTCCCAGTCCTGTTAAAAGTGACTCAGGTGCAGCAGAACCACAGTCAACGAAAAGCAATGATAGCATGTTGGAAGAAGGTGAAGGTGGTGCCCTGCCTACCTCAAATGGGAAAATAGAAGAGGAGATCAATCAACCCTCTAACTCCCCTACCTACATGAGCTACAGCTCTGCCCAGGAGAGTGCTGCCGATCAAGGCTCAAACTGCAGCCCATCTTTCACCAGTAACCCGCTGATGCCACTCATGTCCGACCAGTTCAAAACAAAGTTTCCATTTGGAGGTCTCTTAGATGCCACACAAGCATCCGAAACATCCAAGCTCCAGCAGCTTGTGGAGAACATTGACAGAAAGGTGAGTGATCCAAATGAGTGCGTTGTCTGCCATAGAGTGCTCAGCTGTCATAGTGCTCTTAAAATGCACTACCGCACACATACTGGAGAGAGACCCTTTAAGTGTAAAGTATGTGGCCGAGCGTTCACTACAAAAGGGAACCTGAAAACTCATTACAGCGTTCATCGTGCCATTCCTCCATTAAGGGTCCAACACTCTTGCCCCATCTGTCAGAAGAAGTTCACCAATGCAGTTGTCCTACAGCAGCATATCAGGATGCACATGGGGGGTCAGATTCCCAACACTCCCCTCCCAGACAACTATCCCGAGTCCATGGAGTCTGACACAGGGTCCTTCGACGACAGGAATTTCGATGACTTGGAGAACTTCTCGGATGAAAATATGGAAGCCTGTCCCGACAGCAGCATACCAGATACTCCAATGTCTGCCGACGCATGTCCAGACAGTCTGTGTTGTTCCCCTGTGCCCCTGGAAATGTCTGGGATAGCTGCTTTGGAAAAGCAGATGAAAATGATTAATGCCGGGCTTGTGGAGCAGCTTCAGGCCGGCAAGTTAAAGCCAGTTGAAAACGGATCGGTTGAGGGTGACCACATGACCAACGACTCGTCATCCCTCGGAGGGGACATTGAGAGCCAAAGTGTTGGGAGCCCTGCCATCTCAGAATCTACCTCTTCCATGCAGGCGCTGTCCCCTACCAACAGTTTCACGACCCACCACAAATCCCCCGGCTTTGAAGAAAAGCAGCTGAGAGCTTTATCAACAGATCATGCAAGCACCATCACCCTGTCCCCCACCAACAGCGTGGTCTTGGACCTGACTTCCTGCAACCCGCTGAAAGACCCTCTGGGCCTTCTCTTCCCTTTCAGGGACCGTGGTGCGTTCAAGAACACGGCGTGCGATATCTGTGGCAAAACGTTTGCTTGTCAGAGTGCCTTGGACATTCATTACCGGAGCCATACCAAAGAACGACCGTTTATTTGCACAGCCTGTAACCGGGGGTTTTCCACCAGGGGCAATTTGAAGCAGCACATGCTGACACATCAGATGCGAGACCTTCCCGCTCAGTTGTTTGAGCCCTCCAACCCCAATATCGGTCCCTCTCAGAGCCCTTGTGGCCTGCCTGCCTGTTCTTTGATCATCAAGAGTGAGGTTGTCAATGGTTTCCAGCACTGCTCCCCTCAGCAGTCCTCATCGGGTCCTCTGTCAGTCTCTGCCACGTCCCCGGTATTACCATCTGCCCCTCCTCGAAGGACTCCCAAGCAGCATTACTGCAACACCTGTGGGAAGACCTTCTCATCCTCCAGCGCTTTGCAGATCCACGAGAGAACGCATACCGGTGAGAAACCCTTTGCTTGCACCATCTGTGGAAGAGCTTTCACAACCAAAGGCAACCTCAAG GTTCACATGGGGACTCACATGTGGAACAGCGCCCCTGCCAGGCGAGGTCGCAGGCTTTCAGTGGATGGGCCCATGGCATTCCTAGGAGGCAACCATGTTAAATTCCCAGAAATATTCAAAAAGGATTTGGCTTCCAGGATGGGAAACGGAGACCCCACCAGCTTCTGGAATCAATACGCCGCAGCTTTTTCAAACGGCTTGGCCATGAAGACCAACGAGATCTCGGTGATTCAGAACGGTGGCGTCCCTTCCATACCTGGGAGCATCGGCAATGGAGGCAGCTCTCCCATCAGCGGCTTGACAGGGAGCTTAGAGAAGCTTCCAAACACAGAACCCAACGCACCTCTAGCTGGTCTGGAGAGAATGGCAAAGGCGGAAAACGGGGCCCATTACCGATTCACTCGCTTCGTAGAAGACAATAAAGAAATCGTGACAAACTAG